A single Thermoanaerobacterales bacterium DNA region contains:
- a CDS encoding flagellar basal body-associated FliL family protein — MPESTPAPPKKKGGKLILIIALIALVGAGAAAGSYFFFARSGEPKTPKPPPQQVVDMGSIVVNLENADSGRYLRVGLSLVYPENPKLGEEIAANQQLLKDRLIDVLRRKKAGDIGDAAKADLLKRELLQEVNKYLHEGQVEQIYFTEFLVQ, encoded by the coding sequence ATGCCTGAAAGCACCCCTGCCCCGCCGAAGAAGAAGGGCGGCAAGCTGATCCTCATCATCGCGCTGATCGCGCTGGTGGGCGCCGGAGCGGCCGCGGGCAGCTACTTCTTCTTCGCCCGGTCGGGCGAACCGAAAACGCCGAAGCCGCCGCCGCAACAGGTGGTGGACATGGGGTCCATCGTCGTCAACCTGGAGAACGCCGACAGCGGCCGCTACCTGCGGGTCGGCCTGAGCCTGGTCTACCCGGAAAACCCGAAGCTGGGCGAGGAGATCGCGGCCAACCAGCAGTTGCTAAAGGACCGCCTCATCGATGTCCTGCGCCGGAAGAAGGCCGGAGATATCGGCGACGCGGCGAAGGCCGACCTGCTGAAGCGGGAACTCTTGCAGGAGGTCAACAAGTACCTCCATGAGGGACAGGTGGAGCAGATCTACTTCACCGAGTTCCTGGTGCAATAG
- a CDS encoding flagellar hook-basal body complex protein, with amino-acid sequence MIRSLYTGISGLRGHQTRMDVVANNIANVNTTGFKAGRANFQDTLSQAVGRTGVNPAMVGLGVNLAGIDFLLTQGGLQTTYRTLDLAIEGNGFFILNSSIDGVATGVPNGSYSFTRDGTFYVDADGYLVNAQGLYVIDANGGSPHAIRLSTTPQNISSVEIDELGNVTINGGTAPAVGTQIGLGAFANPESLTRVGNNLYQITPNLTMPNTLATFDGAPGSPGRGKIRSGYLEMSNVDLAQEFTNMITTQRGYQANARSITTSDELLQELVNLKR; translated from the coding sequence ATGATCAGGTCACTTTATACCGGGATCTCGGGGTTAAGAGGACATCAGACTCGGATGGACGTGGTAGCGAACAACATCGCCAACGTCAACACGACCGGCTTCAAGGCCGGCAGGGCCAACTTCCAGGACACTTTGAGTCAGGCTGTTGGCCGAACGGGGGTTAACCCGGCAATGGTCGGCTTAGGTGTGAATCTGGCAGGTATTGACTTCTTACTTACGCAAGGGGGGTTACAGACTACCTACCGTACCCTTGATCTGGCAATTGAAGGTAATGGTTTCTTTATCCTCAACAGTTCCATAGACGGCGTAGCTACTGGTGTTCCAAACGGCAGCTATTCGTTTACGCGGGATGGTACCTTCTACGTTGACGCCGACGGGTACTTGGTGAATGCCCAAGGTTTATACGTAATTGACGCTAACGGCGGGAGCCCTCACGCTATTAGACTCAGTACGACTCCGCAGAACATTAGTTCTGTCGAGATAGATGAATTAGGAAATGTAACCATAAATGGAGGTACAGCGCCAGCGGTTGGTACCCAGATTGGTTTGGGCGCCTTTGCCAATCCAGAGAGCCTAACCAGAGTTGGCAATAACCTCTACCAGATTACACCGAACCTAACAATGCCTAATACACTAGCCACCTTTGACGGCGCCCCCGGTTCTCCGGGCCGCGGTAAGATCCGCTCCGGCTACCTGGAGATGTCGAATGTCGACCTGGCGCAGGAGTTCACGAACATGATCACCACCCAGCGCGGCTACCAGGCCAACGCCCGGTCGATCACGACCTCGGACGAACTCCTGCAAGAGTTGGTCAACCTGAAGCGTTAG
- a CDS encoding TIGR02530 family flagellar biosynthesis protein, whose product MPIDRIDTPAPLSRPVEKPALHGKGASFRDVLAGVTRAGDLKFSAHAQRRLDERRISLSPAELAKIREAVDLAAAKGARDSLLIYRDLALVASVKNRTVVTAVDGSEGAERVFTNIDSAVIIR is encoded by the coding sequence ATGCCGATTGACCGTATCGACACCCCCGCCCCGCTGTCGAGGCCCGTCGAAAAACCCGCTTTGCATGGCAAGGGCGCGAGCTTCCGGGACGTGTTGGCCGGGGTGACCCGCGCCGGGGACCTCAAGTTCTCGGCCCACGCCCAGCGGCGGCTGGACGAGCGGCGGATCAGCCTTTCGCCCGCGGAACTGGCGAAGATCCGGGAGGCCGTCGACCTGGCCGCGGCGAAAGGGGCGCGGGACTCGCTCCTCATCTACCGCGACCTGGCCCTGGTGGCCAGTGTAAAGAACCGCACCGTGGTCACCGCGGTTGACGGGAGCGAAGGGGCGGAGCGGGTGTTTACCAACATCGACAGCGCGGTGATCATCAGGTAA
- a CDS encoding flagellar hook capping FlgD N-terminal domain-containing protein — protein MDSSLFLPVGSGTSTGAAGGTAAKDPWGKDTFMKLLLAQMSNPDPFAPQDAGAFMDQIVQYGVLERLIELEARVQELNRSQALAQAAAIIGREVTVQAGEETVKGVVERVTMNEEGASVVINGQSYPFDQVVEVR, from the coding sequence ATGGACAGTTCCCTGTTTCTCCCCGTGGGATCGGGGACCTCAACCGGTGCCGCCGGCGGTACGGCGGCGAAGGACCCCTGGGGGAAGGACACCTTCATGAAGCTCCTGCTGGCCCAGATGTCCAACCCCGACCCGTTCGCACCGCAGGACGCCGGCGCCTTTATGGACCAGATCGTGCAGTACGGCGTCCTGGAGCGCCTGATCGAACTTGAGGCGAGAGTGCAGGAACTTAACCGCAGCCAGGCCCTGGCCCAGGCGGCGGCGATCATCGGCCGGGAAGTGACGGTGCAGGCCGGTGAGGAGACGGTCAAGGGCGTCGTGGAGCGGGTGACGATGAACGAAGAGGGCGCCTCAGTGGTCATTAACGGCCAAAGCTACCCCTTCGACCAGGTTGTGGAGGTCAGGTAG
- a CDS encoding flagellar hook-length control protein FliK, translating into MRHLDQMRDHPGQPVRVEIAVDPPHLGPVTVKLTLVRGELSAQFFTPDGAVRDAIQAVLPQLREQLAQHQLQLGQAGVFLGHGDASPGRGQGQWWQAPEAAWAVPPETWSAPDPGTPGREPASPERLNYLV; encoded by the coding sequence ATGCGCCATTTGGATCAGATGCGCGACCATCCGGGGCAGCCGGTGCGGGTGGAAATCGCTGTTGATCCGCCGCATCTCGGGCCGGTCACGGTGAAGCTGACCCTGGTGCGCGGCGAGCTGAGCGCCCAGTTCTTCACCCCCGACGGCGCGGTGCGGGACGCCATCCAGGCCGTCCTGCCGCAGCTCCGGGAGCAGCTGGCGCAGCACCAGTTGCAGCTCGGACAGGCCGGGGTCTTCCTCGGCCACGGGGACGCTTCGCCCGGCCGCGGCCAGGGCCAGTGGTGGCAGGCGCCCGAGGCGGCCTGGGCCGTTCCCCCCGAGACCTGGAGCGCGCCGGACCCGGGGACTCCCGGACGAGAGCCGGCGTCACCTGAACGGTTGAACTACCTGGTATGA
- the fliJ gene encoding flagellar export protein FliJ, producing the protein MARFVFRLEPVLRHRAQRQEIAEQALAAAQREREERARALETARLRLEAALLEAEALDLSVALHLQIYREHLRGRERELARDLAVKEQVVAQRLQSLVAARREKKALENLKEQRRQAFEAVQRSREQKALDEIGMRSSRADIQISGKEVK; encoded by the coding sequence ATGGCGCGGTTCGTCTTCCGTCTCGAGCCGGTCCTGCGCCACCGGGCGCAGCGGCAGGAGATAGCCGAGCAGGCCCTGGCGGCCGCGCAGCGGGAGCGTGAGGAACGCGCCCGTGCCCTGGAGACCGCCCGCCTGCGCCTGGAGGCCGCCTTGCTGGAAGCGGAGGCGCTGGACCTGTCCGTCGCCCTGCACCTGCAGATCTACCGTGAGCACTTGCGGGGCCGGGAGCGGGAGCTGGCCAGGGATCTGGCGGTAAAGGAACAGGTCGTGGCCCAACGGCTGCAGAGCCTGGTCGCCGCGCGGCGGGAAAAGAAAGCCCTGGAAAACCTGAAAGAACAGCGCCGTCAAGCCTTTGAGGCCGTGCAGCGGTCCCGGGAGCAGAAAGCGCTCGACGAGATCGGCATGCGCTCCTCACGGGCTGACATACAAATCAGCGGGAAGGAGGTGAAATAG
- a CDS encoding FliI/YscN family ATPase, producing MSEPAREYLPDPGALRDAVRRAPVLKKLGQVAKVVGLTIEVLGIDAFIGEVCEIHVPGQDEPVMAEVAGFRDRTSLLMPLGDLRGIRPGSRVVPRGRSMAVRAGECLLGRVLDGLGRPLDGRPLRGGSEVPVQAPPPGPLERPLITDALPTGIRAIDAFLTCGRGQRIGIFAGSGVGKSVLMGMICRHASADINVVALVGERGREVREFIASDLGPAGLAKSVVVAATSDQPPLVRLRAAFTATAIAEYFRDRGKDVLLLMDSVTRFALAQREVGLAVGEPPATRGYTPSVFALLPKLLERAGTSPRGSITGFYTVLVEGDDMQEPVADATRSILDGHIVLSRELAARYHYPAIDILNSTSRLMTTVAGGDHVRVAGELRRLLAAYTQSEDLINIGAYVSGTNPAVDRAIEVYPALAAFLRQMPDEVSEFDQTLDRLTSLAGGGA from the coding sequence GTGAGCGAGCCGGCGCGGGAATACCTGCCGGACCCGGGTGCCCTGCGCGATGCCGTCCGCCGGGCGCCGGTCCTGAAGAAGCTGGGGCAGGTGGCGAAGGTCGTCGGCCTGACGATTGAGGTCCTGGGGATCGACGCCTTCATCGGCGAAGTCTGCGAAATCCACGTCCCCGGCCAGGACGAGCCGGTGATGGCCGAGGTCGCCGGCTTCAGGGATCGCACCTCGCTGCTGATGCCCTTGGGCGACCTGCGGGGTATCCGCCCCGGATCCCGGGTGGTGCCCCGGGGGCGGAGCATGGCCGTGCGGGCCGGGGAGTGCCTCCTGGGCCGTGTCCTGGACGGACTCGGGCGACCCCTGGACGGCCGGCCCCTGCGCGGCGGGTCCGAGGTACCGGTGCAGGCGCCGCCGCCCGGGCCGCTGGAGCGGCCGTTGATCACCGATGCTCTCCCCACCGGCATCCGGGCCATCGACGCCTTCCTGACCTGCGGCCGCGGCCAGCGCATCGGCATTTTCGCCGGTAGTGGCGTGGGTAAGAGCGTGCTCATGGGCATGATCTGCCGCCACGCCAGTGCCGACATAAATGTGGTCGCCCTGGTCGGGGAGCGTGGCCGTGAGGTGCGGGAGTTCATCGCCTCCGACCTCGGCCCCGCCGGTTTGGCGAAATCGGTGGTCGTCGCCGCCACCTCGGACCAGCCGCCTCTGGTCCGCCTGCGGGCGGCCTTCACGGCGACGGCCATCGCCGAGTACTTCCGCGACCGGGGAAAGGACGTCCTGCTCCTTATGGACAGCGTCACCCGGTTCGCCCTCGCCCAGCGCGAGGTCGGGCTGGCCGTCGGCGAGCCCCCGGCGACGAGGGGCTACACCCCGTCGGTCTTCGCCCTGCTGCCCAAGCTCCTGGAGCGGGCGGGGACGAGCCCGCGGGGCTCCATTACCGGGTTTTACACCGTGCTGGTGGAAGGGGACGACATGCAGGAGCCGGTGGCCGACGCGACAAGGAGCATACTGGACGGCCATATCGTTCTCAGCCGGGAACTGGCGGCCCGTTACCACTACCCGGCGATCGACATCCTGAACAGCACGAGCCGCCTGATGACCACCGTGGCCGGCGGTGACCACGTGCGCGTCGCCGGAGAGTTACGGCGCCTTTTGGCCGCCTACACCCAGAGCGAGGACCTGATCAACATCGGGGCCTACGTTTCCGGCACGAACCCGGCGGTGGACCGGGCGATTGAGGTCTATCCCGCCCTGGCGGCCTTCTTGCGCCAGATGCCGGACGAGGTGTCGGAGTTTGACCAGACCCTTGACCGGTTAACGTCTCTTGCCGGAGGGGGAGCCTAG
- a CDS encoding FliH/SctL family protein: MSPSRYVMRGVPVGRTPLVLVTRPCSRAAAPGSDPGACPDGPAPPADPEAELARARAEAEAILARAHAEAEEIARRAQEEGYARGLEEARAAMEQELAAAREHARAVVQAAEDLRRETLATLDGEIRALALDIAEQAVARQLSLDPGIVEAIAREAVRQVRDREQVILFAHPEDAALLRERADELRALVAPDAVFRIVDDASLTRGGCLVDTGEGLVDARVESRWQALREVLES, translated from the coding sequence ATGTCGCCTAGCCGTTATGTGATGCGGGGGGTGCCTGTGGGCCGGACGCCGTTGGTCCTGGTGACCCGGCCCTGCTCAAGGGCCGCCGCGCCGGGCTCTGATCCCGGCGCTTGCCCGGACGGGCCCGCTCCGCCGGCCGACCCGGAAGCCGAACTGGCGCGGGCACGGGCGGAAGCCGAGGCCATCCTGGCACGGGCGCACGCCGAGGCCGAGGAGATCGCCCGGCGCGCGCAGGAAGAAGGCTACGCGCGAGGCCTCGAAGAGGCGCGGGCGGCCATGGAGCAGGAACTGGCCGCGGCGCGCGAACATGCGCGGGCCGTCGTGCAAGCGGCCGAGGACCTGCGGCGGGAAACGCTGGCCACCCTGGACGGGGAGATCCGCGCCCTGGCGCTGGATATTGCCGAGCAGGCCGTCGCCCGGCAGCTGAGCCTGGATCCCGGCATCGTCGAGGCCATCGCCCGGGAGGCGGTCCGGCAGGTGCGCGACCGGGAGCAGGTCATCCTGTTCGCCCACCCGGAAGACGCCGCCCTGCTGCGGGAGCGGGCGGACGAGCTGCGGGCTTTGGTGGCGCCGGACGCCGTTTTTCGGATCGTTGACGACGCCAGCCTTACTCGCGGCGGCTGCCTGGTCGATACCGGCGAAGGGCTGGTCGACGCCCGGGTGGAGTCCCGCTGGCAGGCCCTGCGGGAGGTGCTGGAGTCGTGA
- the fliG gene encoding flagellar motor switch protein FliG, with product MPVSTVRSKGLQKAAVLLVSLGADLSARILKQGFQEQEIEQITYTISNLGRVKPEERESVLKEFEDLHQARTFIVTGGIGYARDVLEKAVGPHKADEIIKKLMTTGKIMPFSSLRKADPRQLLNFVRDEHPQTIALTMAYLHPDQAAGILAELPEDIQKDVAKRVATMERASLEMVDEVERILDRKLSSFSQEDRTAEGGVELLVNILNAADRATEKAILDQLEADDPALAEEVRRRMFVFEDIIKLDNVFIQRILNEVNPKDLAVALRGANEEVRQRIFKNQSQRAAQMLKDEIDYMGPVRLRDVEEAQQRIVKVIRALEEAGEIIIARGGEDAVLV from the coding sequence ATGCCCGTATCGACCGTGAGGAGCAAGGGCCTGCAAAAGGCGGCGGTGCTGCTCGTCTCCCTGGGTGCAGACCTTTCCGCCCGCATCCTTAAACAGGGCTTTCAAGAGCAGGAGATCGAGCAGATCACCTACACCATCTCTAACCTCGGCCGGGTGAAGCCGGAGGAGCGCGAATCGGTACTGAAGGAGTTCGAGGACCTCCACCAGGCGCGCACTTTCATTGTTACCGGCGGCATCGGCTATGCCCGCGACGTCCTGGAAAAGGCGGTCGGCCCCCACAAGGCGGACGAGATCATCAAGAAGCTCATGACCACCGGCAAGATCATGCCTTTCTCATCCCTGCGCAAGGCCGACCCGCGGCAGCTGCTCAACTTCGTGCGGGACGAGCACCCGCAGACCATCGCCTTGACGATGGCCTACCTGCACCCCGACCAGGCGGCGGGCATCCTGGCGGAGCTGCCGGAGGACATACAGAAGGACGTGGCAAAGCGTGTCGCCACGATGGAGCGCGCTTCGCTGGAAATGGTGGACGAGGTCGAGCGCATCCTGGACCGGAAGCTGTCGAGCTTCAGCCAGGAGGACCGAACCGCCGAGGGCGGGGTGGAACTTCTGGTGAACATCTTAAACGCCGCCGACCGCGCCACCGAGAAGGCCATCCTCGACCAGCTCGAGGCCGACGACCCGGCCCTGGCCGAGGAAGTGCGCCGGCGGATGTTCGTCTTCGAGGACATCATCAAGCTGGACAATGTCTTCATCCAGCGGATTCTCAACGAGGTCAACCCGAAGGACCTGGCCGTCGCCCTGCGCGGGGCGAACGAGGAGGTGCGCCAGCGCATTTTCAAGAACCAGTCGCAGCGCGCCGCCCAGATGCTCAAGGACGAGATCGACTACATGGGCCCGGTGCGCCTGCGCGACGTGGAGGAGGCGCAGCAGCGGATCGTAAAAGTCATCCGGGCACTGGAGGAAGCAGGGGAGATCATTATCGCGAGGGGTGGGGAGGACGCCGTCCTTGTGTAA
- the fliF gene encoding flagellar basal-body MS-ring/collar protein FliF, giving the protein MATPAVAAGARERWQALSPVQRIALGMAVAGVIAAVIYVAGLIGQYRYAPLFSGLAPGEAGAIVAKLKELQVPYRLTDQGTTVQVPRDQVYETRIQLASSGALNAGGLGFELFDKTKLGITEFEQQVNYQRALQGELQRTIVQLEEVEQARVHLVIPKKTVFDEEQPEPSASVALKLKPLTQLKPEQVQGIVALVTGSVEGLKPENVHVIDMEGRILSDEAGSDQVASAGMTQQQVKRSYEKELEKRVQQMLERVLGPGKAVCMVSADLDFSRTETVINVPEGEGVVVSEQTSREQGAAGAAGGTAGTGGNFGYETPTPGGNQGYTREDTTRNYQVGTRQETIVQAPGVLRRLSTAVVVDGDLTPAKRQEIEQLVATAVGFNPGRGDQVTISAMGFDNTYQKQLAEDEAKAAAAAKKAQERRVLTYAIAGAAGLLLLIVFGLLFMLRRRRRAAMPAVEGLAPGEPGEDEGPMKPPPRRTDAQEEKMRELARERPQEVADIIKVWLKEE; this is encoded by the coding sequence TTGGCCACTCCTGCAGTGGCGGCCGGGGCAAGAGAAAGATGGCAGGCACTCAGCCCGGTCCAGCGGATTGCCCTTGGAATGGCCGTGGCGGGTGTCATTGCGGCGGTTATCTACGTTGCCGGCCTTATCGGGCAATACCGCTACGCGCCGCTTTTCTCGGGCCTGGCGCCGGGCGAGGCGGGAGCCATCGTCGCCAAGCTTAAGGAACTTCAGGTCCCCTACCGTCTGACCGACCAGGGGACGACGGTTCAGGTCCCCCGCGACCAGGTCTATGAGACCCGGATTCAGCTGGCCTCCAGCGGCGCTCTGAACGCGGGCGGGCTGGGCTTTGAACTCTTTGACAAGACGAAGCTGGGGATCACCGAGTTTGAGCAGCAGGTCAACTACCAGCGCGCGCTGCAGGGGGAACTGCAGAGGACGATCGTGCAACTGGAGGAGGTCGAGCAGGCGCGGGTACACCTGGTCATCCCTAAAAAGACGGTCTTCGACGAGGAGCAGCCCGAACCCTCGGCGTCGGTGGCCCTTAAACTGAAGCCCCTTACGCAGCTGAAACCGGAGCAGGTGCAGGGGATCGTGGCCCTCGTCACGGGCAGCGTCGAGGGCCTGAAGCCCGAAAACGTGCACGTCATTGACATGGAGGGCCGTATCCTCAGCGATGAGGCAGGTTCCGACCAGGTGGCCTCGGCCGGCATGACACAGCAGCAGGTCAAGCGCTCTTACGAGAAGGAGCTTGAGAAGAGAGTCCAGCAGATGCTGGAGCGCGTCCTCGGTCCCGGAAAGGCGGTCTGCATGGTCAGCGCCGACCTCGACTTCTCCCGGACGGAGACGGTGATCAACGTCCCGGAGGGCGAGGGTGTTGTTGTCAGCGAGCAGACCAGCCGGGAGCAGGGGGCGGCCGGCGCCGCGGGAGGTACCGCCGGCACGGGGGGTAACTTCGGCTATGAGACGCCAACGCCCGGCGGGAACCAGGGATACACCCGCGAGGATACGACCCGCAACTACCAGGTCGGCACGCGGCAGGAGACCATCGTCCAGGCCCCCGGAGTCCTGCGGCGCCTCTCGACCGCCGTGGTGGTCGACGGGGATCTGACGCCTGCGAAGAGGCAGGAGATCGAGCAGCTGGTGGCCACGGCGGTGGGGTTCAACCCCGGGCGCGGCGACCAGGTCACGATTTCGGCGATGGGCTTTGACAACACCTACCAGAAGCAACTCGCCGAGGACGAGGCGAAGGCCGCCGCCGCGGCCAAGAAGGCCCAGGAACGGCGTGTGCTGACTTACGCCATCGCCGGGGCGGCGGGGCTGTTGCTGCTTATCGTATTCGGCCTGCTGTTCATGCTCAGACGGCGGCGCAGGGCCGCGATGCCGGCGGTGGAGGGACTGGCGCCGGGTGAGCCGGGCGAGGACGAGGGGCCGATGAAGCCCCCGCCGCGGCGCACCGATGCCCAGGAGGAAAAGATGCGCGAGCTGGCCCGCGAACGCCCGCAGGAAGTGGCCGACATCATTAAGGTCTGGTTGAAAGAGGAGTAG
- the fliE gene encoding flagellar hook-basal body complex protein FliE, protein MINDVTPAVPPGAGQAAQKAAQAAGGGGVSFGEFLSQALDKVNAAQVKADETIKGFLAGEVDDLHQVVVAMKEAEIWMQLTVQTRNKLVEAYQEIFRMPV, encoded by the coding sequence ATGATTAACGACGTGACCCCGGCCGTGCCGCCCGGCGCAGGGCAGGCCGCGCAGAAGGCTGCTCAAGCCGCCGGCGGGGGTGGAGTGTCCTTCGGCGAATTCCTGAGCCAGGCGCTGGACAAGGTAAACGCGGCGCAGGTCAAGGCCGACGAGACGATTAAGGGTTTCCTGGCCGGCGAGGTGGACGACCTGCACCAGGTCGTGGTGGCGATGAAGGAGGCCGAGATCTGGATGCAGCTCACGGTGCAGACACGTAACAAGCTGGTCGAGGCCTATCAGGAAATCTTCCGCATGCCGGTGTAA
- the flgC gene encoding flagellar basal body rod protein FlgC — MGYFDSFGISASGLTAERLRLDIVANNLANAETTRTPQGGPYRRQTVVFAQRLQRALHGWRNAGVQVTAIVQDDGPPRTAYEPDHPDARADGYVEYPNVNVVNEMIDMLSATRAYEANAAALQATKQLASYALEMGR; from the coding sequence GTGGGCTACTTCGACAGCTTCGGCATCAGCGCCTCGGGCCTGACCGCCGAACGGTTACGCCTCGACATCGTGGCCAATAACCTGGCCAACGCCGAGACGACCCGCACCCCGCAGGGCGGGCCCTACCGCCGGCAGACGGTGGTCTTCGCCCAGCGGCTGCAGCGGGCGCTGCACGGCTGGCGGAACGCCGGGGTGCAGGTGACAGCGATCGTCCAGGACGACGGTCCACCGCGGACGGCCTACGAGCCGGACCACCCGGACGCCCGGGCGGACGGCTACGTAGAGTACCCGAACGTCAACGTCGTCAACGAGATGATCGACATGCTCAGCGCAACGCGTGCCTACGAAGCCAACGCCGCCGCCCTACAGGCCACGAAGCAGTTGGCATCCTATGCATTGGAGATGGGACGCTAG
- the flgB gene encoding flagellar basal body rod protein FlgB, whose amino-acid sequence MQLFNETTHLALAKALEATSLRQRVIADNIANLNTPGFKRSEVRFEELLRKAVGVREQALPLRRTDPRHFGGAGDLETLTPEAEPVRMTSMRADGNNVDLDREMVSLATNTIAYRASAQMLGDRLAKLSLVINGGR is encoded by the coding sequence GTGCAGCTTTTCAATGAAACGACGCACCTGGCCCTGGCGAAGGCTCTGGAAGCCACCTCGTTGCGGCAGAGGGTCATCGCCGACAACATCGCCAACCTGAACACCCCGGGCTTTAAGAGGTCCGAGGTCCGCTTCGAAGAGCTGCTCCGGAAGGCGGTCGGTGTACGCGAGCAGGCGCTGCCGCTGCGCCGCACCGATCCCCGCCACTTCGGAGGAGCGGGCGACCTGGAGACCCTGACGCCCGAGGCGGAGCCGGTACGCATGACCAGCATGCGGGCGGACGGGAACAACGTGGACCTGGACCGGGAAATGGTCTCCCTGGCAACCAACACCATCGCCTACCGGGCGTCGGCCCAGATGCTCGGCGACCGGCTGGCGAAACTGAGCTTGGTCATCAACGGAGGGAGGTAG
- the pseC gene encoding UDP-4-amino-4,6-dideoxy-N-acetyl-beta-L-altrosamine transaminase: MPDDLPALAGGQPVRETYLPYARQWVDEDDVAAVTAVLRSDWLTTGPKIREFEEAFAARVGACYAVAVSSGTAGLHLACLAAGLGRGDEVIVTPMTFAASVNCVRYVGAMPVFADIDPRTGNIDPDEVRAKVTPNTKAIIPVHYTGRPCDLDAIHAVAAEHNLIVIEDACHALGATYRGQPVGSLSDMTVFSLHPVKHVTTGEGGVVTTNSEELYEWLLLFRNHGIERRPERMLDDHGPWYYEMQELGYNYRLTDLQAALGLSQLAKLDRFLDRRREIVSLYNEAFADLPEVETPLWPDPAQAEPAWHLYVLALRPEHLRADRRTVFLALRAENIGVHVHYIPVHTHPYYRWLLNSNVNVCTLEEPSPAPRAEEFYRRVLTLPLFPAMTDRDVEDVIRAVRKVILYYRR; the protein is encoded by the coding sequence ATGCCTGACGATCTCCCCGCCCTCGCGGGTGGACAACCAGTGCGGGAGACTTACCTGCCCTATGCCCGGCAGTGGGTCGACGAGGACGACGTCGCCGCCGTGACGGCGGTGCTGCGGAGCGACTGGCTGACGACGGGGCCGAAGATCCGGGAGTTCGAGGAGGCCTTCGCCGCCCGGGTAGGGGCGTGCTACGCGGTCGCCGTCTCCAGCGGGACGGCGGGGCTGCACCTGGCCTGCCTGGCCGCCGGGCTCGGGCGGGGGGACGAGGTCATCGTGACGCCGATGACTTTCGCCGCCTCGGTGAACTGTGTCCGCTACGTGGGAGCGATGCCGGTCTTCGCGGACATCGATCCCCGCACGGGGAATATCGACCCGGACGAGGTCCGGGCGAAGGTCACACCGAACACCAAAGCGATCATTCCGGTGCACTACACCGGGCGGCCCTGCGACCTGGACGCGATCCACGCCGTTGCCGCCGAACATAACCTCATCGTGATCGAGGACGCCTGTCACGCCCTGGGGGCGACGTACCGGGGGCAGCCGGTTGGGAGCTTGAGCGACATGACGGTCTTCAGCCTGCACCCGGTGAAGCACGTCACTACCGGTGAGGGCGGGGTGGTGACGACAAACTCGGAGGAACTCTATGAGTGGCTCCTGCTCTTCCGCAACCACGGGATCGAGCGCCGCCCGGAGAGGATGCTGGACGACCACGGCCCCTGGTACTATGAGATGCAGGAACTGGGGTACAACTACCGCCTGACCGACCTGCAGGCCGCCCTGGGCCTCTCCCAGCTGGCTAAGCTGGACCGCTTCCTGGACCGCCGCCGGGAGATCGTTTCCTTATATAATGAAGCTTTTGCCGACCTGCCGGAGGTTGAGACGCCGCTCTGGCCCGACCCCGCCCAGGCCGAGCCGGCCTGGCATCTCTACGTCCTCGCCCTGCGGCCGGAGCACCTGCGCGCCGACCGGCGCACTGTCTTTCTCGCCCTGCGCGCCGAGAACATCGGCGTCCACGTCCACTACATCCCCGTCCACACCCACCCCTACTACCGCTGGCTCCTGAACAGCAACGTCAACGTCTGCACACTGGAGGAGCCGTCACCCGCGCCGCGTGCCGAGGAGTTCTACCGCCGTGTCCTCACCCTGCCCCTCTTCCCGGCGATGACCGACCGTGACGTGGAAGACGTTATCCGGGCCGTCCGGAAGGTCATCCTGTATTACCGCCGCTAA